The region CGTGGGTTTTGCACTCCAAATACGTTGACGAGGTCGCGTTTTTGTGCCATACGTGCCTTTCCCTTTTCGGGCAATGCATATCAATTCGGTATAGAACTATGGTGAGATGAAAAATGGAAACCAAAACGAACAAATTGCAGGGATTTCAGAGGAAATACCTGAGAGGTATCGCCCACGACATGAAACCGGTGGTCTTTATCGGTAAGAAAGGGCTTACCGAGGGGTTGGACCGCTCCATAAACGATGCATTGACGGCCCATGAACTCATCAAGGTGAAATACATCGACTTCAAGGACAAGGAAAACAAGACGGAGATCTCCGGCATTATCGAGGAGACCCATGACTGCCAAATGGTGGGTATGATCGGTCACACAGCCATCTTCTACCGCCAACACCCGGACGAGGAAAAACGCAAAATCGCCGTTCCTTCGAGTTAGTCCGAGGGCCCCGACGTATCTTTCCCTATCCCTCTTTTCCCTCAGCACTCCTGTCTCGACCTATGGGGCTATCTATGTGGGAGTTTACTCAAGAGGCTCGTTTACCGACAAGGCGTCAACGGCCCGCAAGATCCCCATCGTCATCCGCGGGGACCCCTTGAGCCGGAACGTGTGTGAAGAGGTTTAAAGCGATTGTCCAGCCAACTATGCTATCGAAGGCGTCCGTAATTGCGTCCAATTAAATGCGCATTCGACGAGGGCCCTTGGCGACATTTCCATAAAGGTTCCCGGTCGGAAGCGCGAGACCTCATTTCGCGTCGACGGGGACGCTAGCCAATTCGTAAAGAGGCATCAAACGATTGAACAGGGTTGATATCTCCTCCACAATATTTTCTCCTTTGGCCAGCGTTTCCTCTTTGCTCGTCACCTTCTGAATTCTAAGATCGATCTGTCTTGAATCGGATAATGCCGCCAAAAAGGAGGATAGGGACTCGATCTTGTTCTGTATTTTATCGCTCTTCAACTCCCAATCCTTGTCATGGACCGTGATATCATGGGTGAAGCTTTTCATCGAAGCATCGTGGATTATAAGGTCATGGGCCACAACGATCTGTTTCAGCCAGTTTTCATTTTCCTTTCTGGCCAGCCAGATCTTGAAAGGATTCCAGCCTTCCAATTCATCCCTTCTATCGGCAGCTGAACGCTGAATATGGATGCCGTAATACAGACTCTTCTGATCGACCCGAGCAAAAAAACCGATGCCGTAATTAGAGCCCTGTCGGTTGTGTCGTTTCCCATCCATCCAGTGAACTTCGGGCTGCCTCAAAATCGCCCGTGAGCTAAAAGCTGTTCTCCCGGTACGGAGTTGCTTAATCACAGCGCTGCCGATATTGTCTTGACGCCGCCAATCCGTATCCTTGGAAGTATCCTTAAAGTCCGCGGATTTGAATCCGGAGAATCCTGCACTTCCTTTCTTCTTATGTTCTTTACGCTTTTGTTGTTTTTCATCTTTTTCCTGCTTCTCGGACTCTTTTTCCCGCGTCATTCTTTCAATTATTCTGCT is a window of Deltaproteobacteria bacterium DNA encoding:
- a CDS encoding YhbY family RNA-binding protein gives rise to the protein METKTNKLQGFQRKYLRGIAHDMKPVVFIGKKGLTEGLDRSINDALTAHELIKVKYIDFKDKENKTEISGIIEETHDCQMVGMIGHTAIFYRQHPDEEKRKIAVPSS